A single Providencia manganoxydans DNA region contains:
- a CDS encoding vWA domain-containing protein has translation MNTILKSLFSVILMASLQLFSITANSQSIIAEKQQPEVLDLVFILDKSGSMSGFESDTIGGFNSVLTENRNKNGDVFITTVLFNNKTTLLHNREPINKVKNLTLDDYKVGNNTALLDAVGDTIVKIQENRKITKNNNVLFVIITDGEENSSHKYSQSKIKSMIKSAETEDKWDFIFLGANIDAITAADSIGISRSKATGYVQDEVGYDKAYKAINNAVESKKNSAPISGEWKKEVEADATDRAKK, from the coding sequence ATGAATACAATATTAAAGTCATTGTTTAGTGTTATTCTAATGGCGAGTCTACAGTTGTTTTCAATTACGGCGAATAGCCAGTCAATTATTGCAGAAAAACAACAGCCTGAAGTATTAGATTTGGTTTTTATACTCGATAAAAGTGGCTCAATGTCTGGATTTGAATCAGATACTATTGGTGGTTTTAATAGTGTATTAACTGAAAATCGTAATAAAAATGGCGATGTATTTATTACGACAGTGTTATTTAATAATAAAACAACTTTATTGCATAATAGGGAACCTATTAATAAAGTTAAAAACCTAACACTAGATGATTATAAAGTAGGTAATAATACGGCATTATTAGATGCTGTTGGTGATACCATTGTTAAAATACAAGAAAATAGAAAAATAACCAAAAATAATAATGTATTATTTGTAATCATTACTGATGGCGAAGAAAATAGTAGTCATAAATATAGCCAATCAAAAATTAAATCGATGATTAAATCAGCTGAAACTGAGGATAAATGGGATTTCATTTTCCTTGGTGCAAATATTGATGCGATCACCGCAGCAGATAGTATTGGGATTAGTCGCTCAAAAGCGACTGGCTATGTACAAGATGAAGTAGGTTATGACAAAGCGTATAAAGCGATAAATAATGCAGTTGAATCCAAGAAAAATTCCGCACCAATATCAGGGGAATGGAAAAAAGAAGTGGAAGCAGATGCGACGGATCGCGCTAAAAAATAA
- a CDS encoding beta-N-acetylhexosaminidase, whose protein sequence is MPNKLTSTIILSSLIYTLPLSAQTLAELPLMPWPQQVEVKNSDGKWILNNELDIYIEGDELNDATARWRERIEAQTGWQLTPHQAQNAQAPIKILIEKKVANLPSVQMDESYQLITDSNGSTIKAATRFGAMRGMETLLQLIQTDGENTFVPLVTINDKPRFAWRGVMLDSARHFLPINDILRQIDGMAAAKLNVFHWHLTDDQGWRFESQRYPKLQQLASDGQYYTQQQMRQVVEYAKERGIRVVPEIDFPGHASAIAVAYPELISAAGPYQMQRHWGVHQPLLDPTQEQVYQFTDALIEELTTIFSDEYIHIGGDEVDPTQWENNPLIQEFMKKNNLKDTHALQAYFNQRLEKILTSHQRKMVGWDEIQHPTLSKNIVIQSWQGQDSLGHSAQEGFQGLLSTGFYLDQSQSAAYHYRNEILPRPFTVDVNVKQGEQAQSWQFEIERLKGSPVKGSFTLIKGSDGWRGFIDFAGKSRRAVDHIEWLSPSQVTFSVDTWMGETRPVVILNKQSLSGYTMIGNTRYPTTGTSLADTPEGIAPTTLDADKMSNIRGGEIALWAENIRAPIIDVKLWPRAFAVSERLWSAQNVNNEEDMYRRLNAADAWSSVSVGLQQHAQTAREFTRLANGAEIEPLQILAETVEPAHYYTRHHLKFRENQYHQYEPLNRFVDALPAESTQGRAFKQHIDTLMAKPNDKTNQQWLINKLTRWQNNVPQAQALIKQNVNLARLAPVAENMQQLSAIGLELVEHYSTNKPLTEQRKTTIFQQLEKSAVLHDEVVIAIIEPLETLLRHIPTKG, encoded by the coding sequence ATGCCTAACAAACTTACCTCTACTATCATCCTATCCTCACTTATTTATACGCTACCTTTATCCGCTCAAACCTTAGCGGAACTACCTTTAATGCCTTGGCCTCAACAGGTTGAAGTAAAAAATAGCGACGGTAAATGGATCCTTAATAACGAACTTGATATTTATATCGAAGGTGATGAATTAAACGACGCAACTGCTCGCTGGCGTGAAAGGATAGAGGCTCAAACTGGGTGGCAATTAACCCCACATCAAGCCCAAAATGCTCAGGCACCCATAAAAATTCTCATCGAGAAAAAAGTTGCTAACTTACCTTCAGTACAGATGGATGAAAGCTACCAACTTATCACTGATAGTAATGGCTCAACCATTAAAGCAGCAACACGTTTTGGGGCAATGCGAGGCATGGAAACCTTACTACAACTGATCCAAACCGATGGTGAAAACACCTTTGTTCCTTTAGTCACTATCAACGATAAACCACGCTTTGCTTGGCGTGGTGTAATGCTTGATTCAGCACGACATTTCTTACCAATCAATGATATTTTACGTCAAATAGACGGAATGGCTGCCGCTAAATTAAACGTATTTCACTGGCACTTAACCGATGATCAGGGTTGGCGTTTCGAATCACAGCGCTACCCTAAATTACAGCAACTCGCGAGTGATGGGCAATATTATACCCAGCAACAAATGCGTCAAGTTGTCGAGTATGCAAAAGAAAGAGGTATCCGAGTCGTCCCTGAAATTGATTTTCCAGGGCATGCATCTGCGATTGCGGTTGCTTACCCAGAGCTGATCAGTGCCGCTGGGCCTTATCAAATGCAACGCCACTGGGGCGTTCATCAACCACTTCTCGACCCAACCCAAGAGCAAGTTTATCAATTTACTGATGCGCTAATTGAAGAGTTAACCACCATCTTCTCTGATGAATATATTCATATTGGAGGAGATGAGGTTGATCCAACACAGTGGGAAAACAATCCGTTAATTCAGGAATTTATGAAGAAAAACAACCTGAAGGATACCCATGCTTTACAAGCCTATTTCAATCAGCGACTCGAAAAAATTCTAACCAGCCATCAACGTAAAATGGTTGGTTGGGATGAAATCCAGCATCCTACGCTTTCTAAAAATATCGTGATCCAATCATGGCAAGGCCAAGACTCATTAGGCCATAGTGCCCAAGAAGGCTTTCAAGGTCTCTTATCCACTGGGTTCTACCTCGACCAATCACAGAGTGCGGCCTACCATTATCGAAATGAAATATTGCCTCGCCCATTTACTGTTGATGTCAATGTTAAGCAAGGTGAACAAGCACAAAGTTGGCAGTTTGAAATTGAAAGACTTAAAGGTAGTCCGGTGAAAGGTAGCTTCACACTCATCAAAGGCAGTGATGGCTGGAGAGGTTTTATCGATTTTGCAGGAAAATCACGCCGAGCGGTGGATCATATAGAGTGGCTGTCACCAAGCCAAGTTACCTTCTCCGTGGATACTTGGATGGGGGAAACACGCCCAGTTGTGATATTAAACAAACAGTCACTAAGTGGTTATACGATGATTGGCAATACCCGCTATCCAACGACAGGGACTAGCTTAGCTGATACTCCAGAAGGAATTGCACCAACAACACTTGATGCAGATAAAATGAGCAATATTCGTGGTGGTGAAATCGCATTATGGGCAGAGAACATTCGAGCCCCCATTATCGATGTTAAGTTATGGCCGCGTGCTTTTGCTGTTTCTGAACGCTTATGGTCTGCGCAAAATGTTAATAATGAAGAGGATATGTATCGTCGCCTTAATGCCGCAGATGCTTGGTCAAGCGTTTCCGTGGGTTTGCAACAACACGCCCAAACTGCACGTGAATTTACTCGACTAGCAAATGGGGCTGAAATAGAACCATTGCAGATCTTGGCTGAAACTGTTGAGCCAGCACATTATTATACTCGCCATCATTTAAAATTCAGAGAAAACCAATATCACCAATATGAACCGTTGAACCGCTTTGTCGATGCCTTGCCAGCAGAAAGTACTCAAGGTCGTGCATTCAAACAACATATTGATACCTTAATGGCTAAACCAAATGATAAAACCAATCAGCAATGGCTCATAAATAAGTTAACACGTTGGCAAAATAATGTTCCTCAAGCTCAAGCGTTAATCAAACAAAATGTTAACCTAGCACGATTGGCTCCTGTTGCCGAAAATATGCAGCAACTATCGGCAATTGGCTTAGAACTTGTTGAACATTACAGTACAAATAAACCACTTACTGAACAACGTAAGACGACTATTTTTCAACAATTGGAAAAAAGCGCGGTATTACATGATGAAGTCGTGATTGCTATTATTGAACCACTGGAAACATTACTACGCCATATCCCAACCAAAGGATAA
- the efeB gene encoding iron uptake transporter deferrochelatase/peroxidase subunit, with protein sequence MKAKPQDHAAPASFSRRNALKTLAISSAVIAAPSLAANSLKANNSTNNCQPSYDKTIAFEGLHQAGVLTPEQKNATFIAFNVTVDTIDKLQSLFKILTKRIAYLTQAQTSPKTANDRMPPAESGILGTHIQPDSLTVTVSLGHRLFDNRFGLDKIKPYHLVEMTSFPNDRLEKEWCGGDITLQICANSQESVIYAVRDLLRHSAPFMFPLWKIDGFLPSRDIDNHSTPINLFGFKDGTGNAPTNDKQLMDELIWVTTGSKEPNWCTGGSYQAIRLIRFNLEFWDRTPLEDQENDFGRHKNSGAPIGMKQEHDDPEFDKDPHGDRILFDSHMRRAEPRNPERYTAKLRRRSYSYSLGLTSNGLLDMGLIFVSYQKNLKTGFIDTQKRLNGEPLERYIKPFGGGYYFVLPGVKNAQEYLAQGMFEAIKNAS encoded by the coding sequence ATGAAGGCAAAACCACAGGATCACGCAGCACCTGCCAGTTTTTCTCGGCGAAATGCATTAAAAACCTTGGCAATTAGCAGTGCTGTCATCGCTGCGCCATCTTTAGCGGCGAACTCTTTGAAAGCAAATAACTCAACCAATAATTGCCAACCTTCCTATGATAAAACCATTGCATTTGAAGGTTTGCATCAAGCAGGTGTACTAACACCAGAGCAAAAGAATGCCACTTTTATCGCCTTCAATGTCACCGTTGACACTATTGATAAGCTACAATCCCTATTTAAGATACTAACAAAACGGATAGCTTATCTTACCCAAGCGCAGACATCACCGAAAACGGCTAATGACCGCATGCCTCCTGCTGAGTCAGGTATTTTAGGTACCCATATCCAACCAGATTCATTAACAGTTACCGTCTCTCTCGGTCACCGTTTATTTGATAACAGATTCGGCCTCGATAAAATCAAACCTTACCACCTTGTTGAAATGACCAGCTTCCCGAATGATAGATTGGAAAAAGAGTGGTGTGGCGGTGATATCACATTACAAATTTGTGCTAACAGCCAAGAAAGCGTAATTTATGCCGTACGTGATTTATTACGCCATAGCGCACCATTCATGTTCCCATTATGGAAAATAGATGGCTTCTTGCCTTCCCGTGATATTGACAACCATTCAACGCCAATTAACTTATTTGGCTTTAAAGATGGTACAGGCAATGCACCAACCAATGACAAGCAATTAATGGATGAATTGATTTGGGTAACGACAGGGAGTAAAGAGCCAAATTGGTGTACAGGGGGTAGCTATCAAGCTATACGTCTAATCCGTTTTAATCTTGAATTTTGGGATCGCACACCACTTGAAGATCAAGAAAATGACTTTGGACGCCATAAGAATAGCGGCGCCCCTATTGGTATGAAACAAGAACACGATGATCCTGAATTCGATAAAGACCCTCACGGTGATCGTATTTTATTTGACTCTCATATGCGCCGTGCAGAGCCTCGTAACCCTGAACGCTACACCGCAAAATTGCGCCGCCGTAGCTATAGCTACTCACTAGGCTTAACATCTAATGGTCTACTGGATATGGGGCTGATTTTTGTCTCTTACCAAAAAAATCTAAAAACAGGCTTTATTGATACTCAAAAACGCCTTAATGGAGAACCACTTGAGCGCTATATCAAGCCTTTCGGGGGCGGTTATTACTTTGTCCTACCGGGTGTCAAAAATGCTCAAGAATATTTAGCTCAAGGGATGTTTGAGGCCATAAAAAACGCCTCATGA
- a CDS encoding EfeM/EfeO family lipoprotein: MRNMHSLKTIFFCSMALLITMPNIASAKALRSPVQTGDNIIIAKGDIPTPEKYHAAIQSYLQFTQKQLQQMVVQLEALDDYLKKGDLTGAQQAYIHAHQYYESVRPIIILFGNTDRTINPRADYFLDGEKDYRFSGFHLVEYQLFERKDRKAALIATDELLLKARDLEKRVASETVEIPKLVQAAADFIEMILETKLAGKENIYSQSDLADIAANLQGSQEIITVLHPFIPPKTLQAIQLNDQTTDKILKRYRSSTGVYQPYSQLSQQDKMALYSVLTQQAENLAQLRSQLSVDVYYKY; the protein is encoded by the coding sequence ATGCGTAACATGCATTCTTTAAAAACTATATTCTTTTGCAGTATGGCCTTATTGATAACAATGCCAAATATCGCATCGGCTAAAGCATTAAGGTCTCCTGTACAAACGGGGGATAACATTATTATTGCTAAGGGTGATATCCCCACTCCTGAAAAATACCATGCCGCCATTCAAAGCTATTTGCAATTTACTCAGAAACAACTGCAACAAATGGTTGTTCAATTAGAAGCCTTAGATGATTATCTCAAAAAAGGTGATTTAACTGGAGCACAACAAGCCTATATTCATGCTCATCAGTATTATGAATCTGTTCGTCCAATCATCATCTTATTTGGTAATACTGATCGAACAATTAACCCACGGGCAGACTATTTTCTTGATGGTGAAAAAGATTATCGTTTTAGTGGCTTTCACCTTGTGGAATACCAATTATTTGAACGTAAGGATCGTAAAGCGGCGCTTATTGCAACTGATGAATTACTACTCAAAGCCCGTGACTTGGAGAAACGAGTTGCGAGCGAAACAGTTGAAATACCAAAGCTGGTGCAAGCTGCGGCTGATTTCATTGAGATGATCCTCGAAACCAAGCTGGCAGGTAAAGAAAACATATACAGTCAATCTGACTTGGCTGATATTGCGGCTAATTTACAAGGCTCTCAAGAAATAATAACCGTATTGCACCCTTTCATCCCACCTAAAACCTTACAAGCAATCCAACTAAATGACCAAACAACGGATAAAATTCTTAAACGTTATCGGTCATCTACAGGTGTCTATCAACCTTATAGCCAGTTAAGTCAACAAGATAAAATGGCACTTTATTCTGTGCTAACGCAACAAGCTGAAAACCTTGCACAGCTTAGGTCTCAGCTCAGCGTCGACGTGTATTACAAATATTGA
- a CDS encoding FTR1 family iron permease: MGQVLFVVWRESFEALLVIGIIYAWIKRHPDSRNGMKFLWGGVALGLLVSILLALLIYGVFNVLDDTGQSLFMVFMELLACILIVQMVYWMNKHGSSMKSEIESGINRNAQHHNWWGAALIIAIAIAREGSEIVVFLSSFIMSLNATNASEFAMEVGGGILIAGLTLYIFLLTNRIVSWKIFFKVTGVILLFLALSLLLKGVEEIANLLIEYDYSIPEFLIYPAWDTTALLDDSNIAGNFISSFFAYRSQPIWLSVITFIIYWVVVITLFSRSKKHA; encoded by the coding sequence ATGGGGCAAGTTCTATTTGTTGTCTGGCGTGAAAGTTTTGAAGCACTGCTGGTTATTGGCATTATTTATGCGTGGATCAAACGCCATCCAGACTCTCGTAACGGTATGAAGTTTTTGTGGGGTGGTGTTGCTCTCGGTCTACTGGTATCAATCCTACTCGCATTATTAATTTATGGCGTATTTAATGTCCTTGATGACACAGGGCAATCCCTATTTATGGTATTTATGGAGCTCCTTGCCTGTATTTTAATTGTCCAAATGGTGTATTGGATGAATAAACATGGCAGTTCCATGAAATCAGAAATCGAATCAGGCATAAATCGTAATGCCCAACATCATAATTGGTGGGGAGCAGCTTTAATTATTGCTATTGCAATAGCACGAGAAGGCAGTGAAATCGTCGTATTTTTATCTAGCTTTATAATGTCTCTCAATGCTACAAATGCATCTGAATTTGCGATGGAAGTTGGCGGAGGTATTCTAATTGCAGGATTAACACTGTATATCTTTCTCCTTACCAACCGCATTGTCTCTTGGAAAATCTTCTTTAAAGTCACGGGCGTGATCTTACTGTTTCTTGCTTTATCGTTGCTCTTAAAAGGTGTCGAAGAAATCGCTAATTTACTGATTGAATATGATTATTCCATTCCAGAATTTTTGATTTACCCTGCATGGGACACAACAGCATTACTTGATGATTCAAATATTGCAGGCAACTTTATTTCATCGTTCTTTGCTTACCGTTCGCAACCTATTTGGCTAAGTGTAATTACGTTTATTATTTACTGGGTCGTGGTTATCACGTTGTTTTCTCGGAGCAAAAAACATGCGTAA
- a CDS encoding cupredoxin domain-containing protein, producing MKTLLGLTLLFFSTLIPNTVFAAEKFTVELEMKNGDLIPRVLEVPAKTIIRIKITNTGSEPAEFESTQLRKEKVLAPGASSVVVIAPLKPGSYTFFDDFHLSHPKGEIIAK from the coding sequence ATGAAAACACTACTAGGTCTTACCCTATTGTTTTTTTCAACGCTAATACCGAATACGGTTTTTGCTGCTGAAAAATTTACTGTTGAATTAGAAATGAAAAATGGTGATTTGATCCCGAGGGTACTTGAGGTTCCGGCTAAGACCATCATTCGAATAAAAATCACCAATACCGGATCTGAACCCGCTGAATTTGAAAGTACCCAATTGCGTAAAGAAAAAGTGCTTGCACCGGGTGCCAGTTCTGTTGTGGTTATTGCTCCTCTAAAACCGGGTAGCTATACCTTTTTTGATGACTTCCATCTCTCTCACCCAAAAGGTGAGATCATCGCGAAATAG
- a CDS encoding iron transporter — MRLVYKAAVSSLALFSITAFAQEYPLGQPIIKNGMEIQGVYLQPITMDTEEGHHAISHLSADKADIHLEADIHAVEDNPNGFAEGDWIPYLSIEYTVTKLGDKPQTQTGTFMPMVASDGPHYGENIKLDGNGQYRVTYKISPPSHNKQAVFGRHIDKETGVAPWFKPFEVSWEFDYAGVGRKGSY; from the coding sequence ATGAGACTCGTTTATAAGGCTGCTGTTTCGAGTTTAGCTTTGTTTTCAATCACGGCTTTTGCTCAAGAATATCCACTGGGTCAACCCATCATTAAAAATGGAATGGAAATCCAAGGTGTTTATCTACAACCTATCACAATGGATACCGAAGAAGGACATCACGCAATATCACATCTTTCTGCCGATAAAGCTGACATCCATTTAGAAGCAGATATTCACGCCGTTGAAGATAATCCGAATGGCTTCGCTGAAGGTGATTGGATCCCTTATCTCAGCATCGAATACACCGTGACTAAACTCGGTGATAAACCACAAACCCAAACCGGTACATTTATGCCAATGGTTGCCAGCGATGGGCCTCACTATGGTGAAAACATCAAACTCGACGGCAATGGCCAGTATCGTGTGACCTATAAGATCTCACCACCATCACACAATAAACAAGCTGTTTTCGGTCGTCATATTGATAAAGAAACAGGTGTTGCGCCATGGTTCAAGCCCTTTGAAGTATCATGGGAATTTGATTATGCAGGTGTAGGGCGTAAAGGCAGTTACTAA
- a CDS encoding haloacid dehalogenase-like hydrolase: MQKRYLDCSASEISQLSKKALLEAIKGSEGRLLVSETIGTIQPVLMNVTNAELAASQGADILLLNIFDVDNPVIQGLPVDTAPQDIIRTLKHLTGRTIGVNLEPVPAGFYNPNQDAQWQISEGRLATVKNAIKLKEMGVDIIVLTGNPGNGVTNQEINQSLKELKAAVGDEVVLITGKMHAAGVLNASAEQLITESDIRCFIDSGADVILLPAPGTVPGISAEFVQKMVAYCHSQGVLTMTAIGTSQEGADLQTIRQIALMCKMAGTDLHHIGDSGYNGIALPENILNYGIVIRGVRHTYSRIARSINR; the protein is encoded by the coding sequence ATGCAAAAACGTTATCTGGATTGCAGTGCTTCTGAAATATCACAGCTCAGTAAAAAAGCTTTATTAGAAGCAATCAAAGGTAGTGAGGGGAGGTTATTGGTTTCTGAAACAATAGGTACCATCCAACCTGTTTTAATGAATGTCACCAATGCAGAGCTTGCAGCAAGTCAAGGGGCAGATATTTTATTATTAAATATCTTCGATGTGGATAATCCTGTTATTCAAGGACTGCCCGTTGATACGGCACCTCAAGACATTATTCGTACGTTAAAACACCTCACAGGCCGCACAATAGGCGTTAATTTAGAACCCGTACCGGCAGGTTTTTATAATCCTAATCAGGATGCGCAATGGCAAATCTCTGAAGGGCGTTTAGCCACAGTTAAAAATGCTATCAAATTAAAAGAGATGGGCGTAGATATTATTGTGCTAACCGGCAACCCCGGTAATGGTGTGACCAATCAAGAAATCAATCAGAGTTTAAAAGAGTTAAAAGCGGCTGTTGGCGATGAAGTAGTATTGATTACAGGTAAAATGCATGCTGCTGGGGTATTAAATGCATCGGCAGAGCAACTGATCACTGAAAGTGATATTCGTTGTTTTATTGATAGTGGTGCCGATGTGATTTTATTACCAGCACCGGGTACTGTTCCGGGCATCTCTGCTGAATTTGTGCAAAAAATGGTTGCTTACTGCCATTCACAAGGTGTGTTGACGATGACGGCAATTGGTACTTCACAAGAGGGTGCTGATTTACAAACTATTCGTCAAATTGCCTTGATGTGTAAAATGGCGGGCACTGATTTACACCATATTGGTGATTCAGGGTATAACGGCATCGCTTTACCTGAAAATATTTTAAATTATGGCATTGTAATCCGCGGGGTGAGGCATACCTATTCACGAATTGCTCGCTCCATTAATCGTTAA
- a CDS encoding aspartyl protease family protein, which translates to MTPRLFISKKTILVVTLLLSGCVNLPKKNAPILVHSFKNQYVEYILVPILIKGKKYTFMLDTGSSSSIIDKNLASKLTKNMNELPKLYYKYFNTVNTVSGQKKLEQINFVHPIPFSIGTKYFDGGEFWVTDDLSLLSQATGENISGILGVDIFRQLNWEIDRKNKILTIYDNPPPISEYQQCSPYDDYTFGSPYFRTYFDDDIYVSTKLDTGSSSNYISNELIEYINNNKTNAVLEPVESFNNNISIEFSGIVKNNNKNYKIKQFQFNNSDFYDKEFHITNNDSYAIGMSTLESFDKYLLSPNKMLFCYNMVTTQKINLKKNRNINFRSYNNQIEIFYNNEKVTSEFSLKNGDILISINGIKYPANAVTKVKKLIDTLPKGQVELVINRQGKLINIHF; encoded by the coding sequence ATGACCCCAAGACTATTTATCTCTAAAAAAACGATTTTAGTTGTGACATTACTATTATCAGGGTGTGTTAACCTTCCTAAAAAAAATGCTCCCATATTAGTACACTCATTTAAAAATCAATATGTGGAATATATTTTAGTTCCCATATTAATCAAAGGGAAGAAATATACTTTCATGCTAGATACCGGTTCATCCTCCTCAATAATAGATAAAAACTTAGCAAGCAAACTTACAAAAAATATGAATGAGCTTCCTAAGCTCTATTATAAATATTTCAATACTGTTAACACCGTAAGTGGTCAAAAAAAATTAGAGCAAATTAACTTTGTTCACCCTATTCCTTTTTCTATTGGAACTAAGTATTTTGATGGAGGTGAATTTTGGGTGACAGATGATCTGAGTTTATTATCACAAGCGACCGGTGAGAATATTTCGGGGATTTTAGGCGTTGATATATTTAGACAGTTAAACTGGGAGATTGATAGGAAAAATAAAATACTCACTATCTATGACAACCCACCACCAATTAGTGAGTATCAGCAATGTAGCCCATATGATGATTATACCTTCGGTTCCCCTTATTTCCGTACTTACTTTGATGATGATATATATGTATCAACAAAACTCGATACTGGCTCTAGCTCAAATTATATCTCTAATGAGCTTATCGAGTATATTAATAACAATAAAACCAACGCTGTCCTAGAACCAGTTGAAAGTTTTAATAACAATATTTCTATAGAATTTTCAGGTATTGTTAAAAACAATAACAAAAATTATAAAATAAAACAATTTCAATTCAATAATAGTGATTTTTATGACAAAGAGTTTCACATCACTAATAATGATTCCTATGCAATAGGAATGTCAACACTTGAATCTTTTGATAAATATCTGCTATCACCAAATAAGATGTTATTCTGTTATAATATGGTAACAACCCAAAAAATTAATTTAAAAAAAAACCGAAACATAAACTTTAGATCTTACAATAACCAAATCGAAATATTCTATAACAACGAAAAGGTCACTTCAGAGTTTTCACTTAAAAATGGTGATATATTAATTAGTATCAATGGTATAAAATATCCAGCAAATGCTGTCACTAAAGTTAAAAAGCTTATTGACACTTTACCTAAAGGACAAGTGGAATTAGTGATAAACCGCCAAGGCAAGTTAATAAACATTCATTTTTAA
- the rimO gene encoding 30S ribosomal protein S12 methylthiotransferase RimO: MSQNTNAVPKIGFVSLGCPKNLVDSERILTELRTDGYQVVPSYDDADLVIVNTCGFIDSAVQESLEAIGEALNENGKVIVTGCLGAKENQIREVHPKVLEITGPHSYEQVLNHVHHYVPKPEHDPFFSLVPEQGVKLTPKHYAYLKISEGCNHRCTFCIIPSMRGDLDSREIGDVLNEAKRLVASGVKELLVISQDTSAYGVDVKHRTGFWDGKPVKTSMVGLCEQLASMGVWVRLHYVYPYPHVDDVIPLMAEGKVLPYLDIPLQHASPKILKLMKRPGAVERTLERIKRWREICPELTLRSTFIVGFPGETEEDFQMLLDFLQEARLDRVGCFKYSPVEGAKANELADQVPEEIKEERYHRFMQLQQQISTQRLQEKIGRQLPVIIDEVDEEGAVGRSMADAPEIDGMVYLNGEFDVKPGDVVNVLIEHADEYDLWGTIVTE; the protein is encoded by the coding sequence ATGTCGCAAAATACTAATGCGGTGCCAAAAATTGGTTTCGTTTCCCTCGGCTGTCCAAAAAACCTTGTCGATTCTGAACGTATCTTGACCGAGCTACGCACAGATGGCTATCAAGTTGTTCCAAGTTATGATGATGCTGATTTAGTCATTGTGAATACCTGTGGTTTTATCGATAGTGCGGTACAAGAATCGCTGGAAGCGATTGGCGAAGCATTAAATGAAAACGGCAAAGTGATTGTGACAGGTTGTCTTGGCGCAAAAGAAAATCAAATTCGCGAAGTCCATCCAAAAGTTCTTGAGATTACTGGACCTCATAGTTATGAACAGGTTCTAAATCATGTTCATCATTATGTACCAAAGCCTGAGCACGACCCATTTTTTAGTTTAGTCCCTGAACAAGGGGTGAAGCTAACACCGAAGCATTATGCTTACTTAAAAATATCGGAAGGCTGTAATCACCGTTGTACTTTCTGCATCATCCCTTCTATGCGGGGCGATTTAGATAGCCGTGAAATTGGTGATGTATTAAATGAAGCAAAACGTCTTGTTGCGTCTGGTGTTAAAGAGTTATTAGTTATTTCACAAGATACCTCTGCTTATGGTGTGGATGTCAAACACCGTACCGGTTTTTGGGATGGCAAGCCAGTGAAAACCAGTATGGTTGGTTTATGTGAGCAGTTAGCATCAATGGGTGTTTGGGTTCGTTTGCATTATGTCTATCCATATCCACATGTTGATGATGTGATCCCTTTGATGGCCGAAGGCAAAGTGCTTCCTTATTTGGATATTCCATTACAACACGCTAGCCCTAAAATTTTAAAACTAATGAAACGTCCTGGTGCAGTAGAAAGAACCTTAGAGCGTATCAAACGTTGGCGTGAAATCTGTCCTGAATTAACCTTGCGTTCTACCTTTATTGTTGGTTTTCCTGGGGAAACTGAGGAAGATTTCCAAATGCTGCTCGATTTTTTACAAGAAGCTCGCCTTGATCGCGTTGGTTGTTTTAAATATAGCCCAGTAGAAGGTGCGAAAGCGAATGAGCTTGCTGATCAAGTTCCTGAAGAGATTAAAGAGGAACGCTATCATCGTTTTATGCAGCTCCAGCAACAAATTTCTACACAAAGATTACAAGAGAAAATCGGTCGTCAGCTACCTGTTATCATTGATGAAGTTGACGAGGAAGGGGCGGTTGGACGTAGTATGGCTGATGCCCCAGAAATTGATGGCATGGTTTACTTAAATGGTGAATTTGATGTCAAACCTGGGGACGTAGTTAATGTACTGATTGAGCATGCTGATGAGTATGACCTTTGGGGTACAATTGTTACTGAATAA